Proteins encoded by one window of Shewanella avicenniae:
- the lolE gene encoding lipoprotein-releasing ABC transporter permease subunit LolE yields MGLPLPITIGWRFYRARERGGFVSFISFASTSGIALGVAVLILVLSAMNGFETELEKRLLGVVPHGELIAGDEPLANWREILTQAKGINGIVAAAPNVKMQGLLQKPGGFTGVKITGIDPSLEAEVSSLPQFMSAESWQSLAGDGANIVMGQGVLDKLGLKVGDVVTFYLPPAASDRTAGQIGRALSHSLTVSGSFSIGGELDYSNAYVPLAYAQSLMDLGDAVNVVRIKVERVFDAPTLVRQLGYQQHQIMYVSDWTRTQGHLYQDIQMVRTLMYLVLALVIAVACFNIVSTLIMAVRDKAAEIAILMTMGLKRPSVMVVFIVQGALNGVLGAVIGGVTGVLMANNLSYLVAKLETLIGHRFLSADVYFIDFLPSRIELQDIVLVIATALVMSLFSTVYPAYRASQISPAAALAGR; encoded by the coding sequence ATGGGACTGCCGCTACCAATCACCATCGGCTGGCGTTTTTATCGTGCGCGCGAGCGGGGCGGATTCGTCAGTTTTATCTCGTTTGCATCGACATCTGGCATCGCGTTAGGGGTGGCGGTACTGATCTTGGTACTGTCGGCCATGAATGGCTTTGAGACCGAACTTGAGAAGCGCTTGTTAGGGGTTGTGCCGCATGGCGAACTGATTGCCGGTGATGAACCGCTGGCAAATTGGCGAGAAATTCTCACCCAAGCTAAAGGCATTAATGGCATTGTGGCCGCTGCGCCGAATGTAAAAATGCAAGGGTTGCTGCAAAAACCTGGTGGCTTTACCGGGGTAAAAATCACCGGTATTGATCCAAGTCTTGAAGCGGAAGTATCCAGTTTGCCGCAGTTTATGTCAGCGGAAAGTTGGCAAAGTCTTGCTGGTGATGGTGCCAATATCGTCATGGGGCAAGGTGTGCTCGACAAGCTCGGATTGAAGGTTGGTGATGTGGTGACCTTTTACTTGCCGCCTGCTGCGTCTGATCGCACCGCTGGTCAAATCGGGCGTGCTCTTAGCCATAGCCTGACGGTTAGTGGCAGTTTTAGCATCGGTGGTGAACTAGACTACAGCAACGCTTATGTACCGCTGGCCTATGCGCAGTCGCTGATGGATTTGGGGGATGCGGTCAATGTGGTACGCATCAAAGTAGAGCGCGTCTTTGACGCGCCGACGTTAGTGCGGCAGCTCGGTTATCAGCAGCATCAGATTATGTATGTCAGTGACTGGACGCGTACCCAAGGCCACCTGTACCAAGACATTCAAATGGTACGCACCCTGATGTATCTGGTGCTGGCACTGGTGATTGCTGTTGCCTGTTTCAATATCGTATCGACCTTGATTATGGCGGTGCGCGATAAAGCAGCCGAAATCGCCATTTTGATGACTATGGGCTTAAAACGCCCCAGCGTGATGGTGGTGTTCATAGTTCAAGGTGCGCTCAACGGCGTGTTAGGCGCTGTTATCGGTGGCGTTACTGGCGTTTTGATGGCGAATAACTTGTCTTATTTGGTCGCGAAATTAGAAACGCTGATTGGTCATCGGTTTTTATCTGCCGATGTCTACTTTATTGACTTCCTGCCATCCCGAATCGAACTGCAAGATATTGTGTTAGTGATTGCAACCGCACTGGTGATGAGTCTGTTTTCGACTGTTTATCCTGCTTATCGCGCCAGCCAGATTTCGCCAGCTGCGGCATTGGCAGGGCGGTAA
- the lolD gene encoding lipoprotein-releasing ABC transporter ATP-binding protein LolD → MSYMEKPPLLQVEGVSKSYLEGKVSTPVLHEVSLCINAGEQVAIVGSSGSGKSTLLHIMGTLDKPSAGKVLLNGQNLYQMSLAKQAKVRNEQIGFIYQFHHLLPEFTALENVSMPGWIAGHNKKEVAQRATALLERVGLSHRLTHLPSELSGGERQRVAIARALINQPKLVLADEPTGNLDAASGEAVYQLVQELAKQFDTAFVVVTHDQALADRMDRQLRMVDGHLLVNEAES, encoded by the coding sequence ATGAGTTACATGGAAAAGCCGCCGTTGTTGCAAGTTGAGGGTGTCAGCAAAAGTTATCTTGAAGGCAAAGTGAGTACGCCTGTGCTGCACGAGGTGTCGCTTTGCATCAATGCGGGGGAACAGGTTGCGATTGTGGGGAGTTCGGGTTCAGGCAAAAGCACCTTACTCCATATTATGGGCACTTTGGATAAGCCGTCAGCAGGTAAGGTTTTGTTAAATGGTCAAAATCTGTACCAAATGTCGTTGGCTAAACAGGCTAAAGTGCGCAATGAGCAGATTGGGTTTATCTATCAGTTTCATCATCTGCTGCCGGAATTCACCGCGTTAGAAAACGTCTCGATGCCAGGGTGGATTGCTGGACACAACAAAAAAGAGGTTGCCCAGCGGGCGACTGCATTACTCGAACGGGTGGGTTTAAGCCATCGTTTGACTCATCTTCCTTCTGAGTTGTCAGGGGGGGAGCGCCAGCGGGTCGCCATCGCTCGCGCCTTGATTAACCAGCCTAAGTTGGTGTTGGCCGATGAGCCGACAGGTAACCTCGATGCGGCCAGTGGTGAAGCTGTGTATCAACTGGTGCAAGAGCTGGCAAAGCAGTTCGATACGGCCTTTGTGGTGGTAACACATGACCAAGCACTCGCTGACCGAATGGATCGGCAACTGCGTATGGTGGACGGCCATTTGTTAGTGAACGAGGCGGAGAGTTAA
- a CDS encoding lipoprotein-releasing ABC transporter permease subunit — MNPALSCFIGYRYWRARKSNAFASFITFFAVSGIFLGVAALIVVSSVMNGLEGQLKQRILGAIPQLTIHTQAPLSDWQKVKQQLLSLPGVKGVEPSITNQAMAQSASNIQAVAVYGIFPDEDKALSPLATNTFNDAYTALQAGKYNVLLGSELARRLNVSSGDKVRLLSGEGVIYSPLGPVPSQRTFTVAGVFEMGSQVDANVAYLHYSDARRLMRKSADDIEDLRVFLSDPFLAPSLSPAVSTLLQQQGINAEVSDWRDNYGHLFAAVKMEKNMMSLLLSLIITVAAFNIVSALVMMVVDKTADVAVLKTQGLSPFGVMLVFISQGSLNALVGLVLGIALGVTATLNINGIMSTLGMQILGVGQRLPVILDPSHLGLIASGSVVLTLLATLYPAVRAAAVQPANALRYE, encoded by the coding sequence ATGAATCCAGCTCTGTCATGTTTTATAGGCTATCGCTACTGGCGCGCGCGTAAGTCCAACGCTTTTGCCTCATTTATTACTTTTTTTGCGGTCAGTGGCATCTTTTTGGGTGTTGCTGCGCTGATTGTTGTCAGCTCGGTGATGAATGGCCTCGAGGGACAATTAAAACAACGCATCCTTGGCGCTATTCCGCAACTGACGATTCATACCCAAGCCCCGTTATCGGACTGGCAAAAAGTGAAACAACAGTTGCTGAGTTTGCCGGGCGTGAAGGGTGTTGAGCCGAGCATTACCAATCAAGCGATGGCGCAGTCCGCCAGTAATATTCAGGCGGTGGCCGTATACGGTATTTTCCCTGATGAGGACAAGGCGCTGTCGCCTTTAGCAACGAATACCTTTAATGATGCCTACACTGCGCTACAAGCGGGAAAATATAATGTGCTGCTGGGCAGTGAATTAGCCCGTCGGCTAAATGTCTCTAGCGGGGACAAAGTGCGTTTGCTCAGTGGGGAAGGGGTGATCTATTCGCCATTAGGCCCAGTGCCCAGTCAACGAACATTTACTGTGGCTGGCGTGTTTGAAATGGGCTCTCAGGTAGATGCAAACGTCGCCTATCTGCACTATAGCGATGCTCGCCGTCTAATGCGTAAATCCGCAGACGATATTGAAGATTTGCGCGTATTCCTCAGTGATCCTTTCTTAGCGCCTAGTCTATCTCCCGCGGTGAGCACTCTGCTTCAACAGCAAGGTATCAATGCCGAGGTGAGCGATTGGCGCGATAATTACGGCCATCTGTTCGCTGCAGTGAAGATGGAAAAAAACATGATGTCACTGTTACTTAGCCTGATCATTACTGTAGCAGCCTTCAATATTGTGTCGGCGTTGGTGATGATGGTCGTGGATAAAACTGCTGATGTGGCAGTATTGAAGACCCAAGGGCTCAGTCCATTTGGGGTGATGTTAGTGTTTATCAGTCAAGGGTCGCTGAATGCCTTGGTGGGCTTGGTGTTAGGTATCGCATTGGGCGTGACCGCGACGCTGAATATCAATGGCATTATGAGCACATTGGGCATGCAGATTTTAGGTGTGGGGCAACGTCTGCCAGTCATTTTAGACCCGAGCCACTTGGGCCTTATCGCATCGGGGTCAGTGGTGTTAACACTGTTGGCAACGCTATATCCCGCAGTACGCGCCGCTGCCGTACAACCCGCCAACGCATTACGTTACGAATAA
- the mfd gene encoding transcription-repair coupling factor — MTTFSVLAPPSATQAGDVRFLNVTDGVARALTLAELSKAHSGISLLITPDTPSAITLEAELSYLLADSLPVWLFPDRETLPFDSFSPHQDLISQRLETLSRLPTANKGLLIVPVSTLMVRLPPKSFMSANVMLLKKGDKYPLEQMRQYLVDAGYHNVGQVYEHGEFAIRGSIIDIFPMGSNEPLRIELFDDEVESIRYFEADSQLSKAPVNEIRMLPAREFPTDDAAIEGFRQRYRRYFEVVVKEPESVYQQVSRHIMPAGIENYLPLFFDETATLFDYLTPAVQLLTVGDLASAADEHLKQIQQRYEDRRVDPLRPLLAPQDLYLLNEQLFAELKTRPRVQLAATEQKHQLHAALQPLPDLTVNHKLRQPLAAVADYMVTGASRVLFSAESEGRREALQELLSKINVKPVRFNNIADFIKAQDSIGLIVSPLSQGCRLATPDVSIICETELFGARISQQRRRDKQRQVSQDALIRDLAELKVGQAIVHIEHGVALYKGLETLDTGGMVAEYLKLEYAGGDKLYVPVSSLHLISRYTTGPEAEPALNKLGNESWAKARKKAIERIRDVAAELLDVYARRQARPGFACELDDTEYAQFAQSFPFEETVDQENAIDAVLNDMQAATAMDRLVCGDVGFGKTEVAMRAAFVAVNAGKQVVVLVPTTLLAQQHFENFKDRFADWPVRIEVMSRFRTAKEQNQVIEALAEGKVDIVIGTHKLLNSEVKFEDLGLLVIDEEHRFGVRQKEKIKALRANVDILTLTATPIPRTLNMAMSGMRDLSIIATPPAKRLAVKTFVREYDKNTIREAVQREILRGGQVYYLHNNVESIERAAEELRELVPEARVIVAHGQMRERELERVMSEFYHRRFNVLVCTTIIETGIDVPSANTIVIERADNFGLAQLHQLRGRVGRSHHQAYAYLMTPHPKRMTADARKRLEAIDALEDLGAGFMLATQDLEIRGAGELLGEEQSGHISKIGFSLYMEMLESAVKALKQGKEPSLAQMLNEQAEMELRIPALLPEDYVGDVNIRLSLYKRIANCHTEAALDELKVELIDRFGLLPEQTKNLMAMTLLKHQATVLGIKKLEMHSRGGSLEFNNDHVIDPGFIIGLLQSQPQIYRMDGPNKLKFAMAMESSKERLDTAQLLLAQLSQHRVGDQA, encoded by the coding sequence ATGACCACTTTTTCTGTTCTAGCGCCACCGAGCGCTACTCAAGCTGGCGATGTGCGTTTTCTTAACGTTACTGACGGTGTTGCACGCGCGCTAACGCTGGCCGAACTCAGCAAAGCGCATTCAGGTATTTCGTTACTAATCACCCCGGATACACCTAGTGCGATCACGCTAGAAGCCGAACTGAGTTATCTGCTGGCCGACTCACTGCCGGTATGGCTGTTTCCCGATCGTGAAACCTTGCCATTTGATAGCTTTTCACCGCATCAGGATTTGATCTCACAACGCTTAGAAACCCTGTCTCGCCTACCAACGGCGAATAAAGGTTTATTGATTGTGCCGGTCAGCACGCTGATGGTGCGTTTGCCGCCGAAATCTTTTATGTCAGCCAATGTGATGTTGCTGAAAAAAGGCGACAAATATCCGCTGGAGCAGATGCGCCAATATTTGGTGGATGCGGGCTATCATAATGTTGGCCAAGTTTATGAGCATGGCGAATTTGCCATCCGAGGTTCCATCATCGATATCTTTCCAATGGGGTCGAACGAACCACTGCGGATCGAACTATTTGACGATGAAGTGGAATCGATTCGCTATTTTGAAGCGGATAGTCAGTTGTCAAAAGCGCCGGTCAATGAGATCCGCATGCTGCCAGCGCGTGAATTTCCAACTGATGACGCCGCGATTGAAGGGTTCCGCCAACGCTATCGCCGCTATTTTGAAGTGGTGGTTAAAGAGCCAGAATCGGTTTACCAACAAGTTAGCCGCCACATCATGCCAGCGGGCATTGAAAACTATCTGCCGCTGTTTTTTGATGAAACCGCGACCCTGTTTGACTATTTGACCCCCGCAGTGCAACTGCTGACCGTGGGTGACTTAGCCAGCGCCGCAGATGAGCATTTAAAGCAGATCCAACAACGCTATGAAGACCGCCGCGTTGACCCATTAAGGCCATTATTAGCGCCGCAAGATCTCTATCTTTTAAATGAGCAGCTATTTGCCGAATTAAAAACAAGACCGAGAGTGCAACTGGCTGCCACCGAGCAAAAACACCAGTTGCACGCGGCACTGCAACCACTGCCCGATTTAACCGTTAACCATAAGCTTCGCCAACCCTTGGCCGCCGTTGCCGACTACATGGTAACTGGCGCCAGCAGAGTGTTATTTAGTGCCGAATCTGAAGGTCGCCGCGAAGCGCTGCAAGAGCTGCTGAGTAAGATTAATGTTAAGCCAGTGAGGTTTAACAACATAGCCGACTTTATCAAGGCGCAAGACAGCATTGGCTTAATTGTTTCGCCGTTGTCACAAGGTTGTCGTTTAGCGACTCCCGATGTCAGCATCATTTGTGAAACAGAGCTGTTTGGTGCGCGTATTTCACAGCAGCGCCGCCGCGATAAACAACGTCAAGTCAGTCAAGATGCGCTGATCCGCGATCTGGCCGAGTTAAAAGTCGGCCAAGCGATTGTGCATATCGAGCACGGGGTTGCACTCTATAAAGGTCTGGAAACCTTAGATACTGGCGGCATGGTCGCCGAGTACTTAAAGCTTGAATATGCCGGTGGCGACAAGTTGTATGTGCCGGTGTCTTCGCTACATCTGATCAGCCGCTACACCACAGGGCCAGAAGCTGAGCCAGCACTCAATAAGCTGGGTAATGAAAGCTGGGCGAAGGCACGTAAAAAGGCGATTGAGCGGATCCGTGATGTCGCGGCCGAGCTATTAGATGTCTATGCCCGTCGCCAAGCACGCCCCGGCTTTGCCTGTGAGCTGGATGACACCGAATACGCCCAGTTTGCCCAAAGTTTTCCATTTGAAGAAACCGTCGACCAAGAGAATGCGATTGACGCTGTGCTGAATGACATGCAGGCGGCCACCGCGATGGATCGTCTGGTGTGTGGTGACGTGGGTTTTGGTAAAACCGAAGTGGCAATGCGCGCAGCATTTGTCGCGGTAAACGCTGGCAAACAGGTGGTGGTGTTAGTGCCTACGACCCTGCTCGCCCAACAACATTTTGAAAACTTTAAAGACCGTTTTGCTGACTGGCCAGTGCGGATTGAAGTGATGTCACGCTTCCGTACCGCCAAAGAGCAAAATCAAGTGATTGAGGCACTGGCCGAAGGCAAGGTTGATATCGTGATTGGCACCCACAAGTTGCTCAACTCAGAAGTGAAGTTTGAGGATTTAGGGTTATTGGTTATCGATGAAGAACACCGCTTTGGGGTGCGTCAAAAAGAGAAAATCAAAGCGCTGCGTGCCAACGTGGATATCCTAACGCTGACAGCGACGCCGATTCCGCGAACCCTCAATATGGCGATGTCCGGCATGCGTGATCTGTCGATAATCGCCACGCCACCGGCAAAACGGTTAGCAGTGAAAACCTTTGTGCGCGAATATGATAAGAACACCATTCGTGAAGCAGTACAGCGGGAAATTTTGCGCGGCGGTCAAGTATATTACTTGCACAATAACGTCGAGAGTATCGAGCGTGCCGCAGAAGAATTGCGCGAATTGGTGCCGGAAGCACGGGTGATTGTCGCCCATGGACAGATGCGGGAACGGGAACTTGAACGGGTTATGTCAGAGTTCTACCACCGCCGCTTTAACGTGCTGGTGTGTACCACGATTATCGAAACCGGAATTGACGTGCCAAGCGCCAATACCATCGTTATTGAACGTGCCGATAACTTTGGTCTGGCACAGTTACACCAATTACGCGGACGCGTTGGCCGTTCACACCATCAAGCCTACGCTTATCTAATGACGCCCCATCCGAAGCGAATGACCGCTGATGCGCGCAAACGTTTAGAAGCAATCGATGCGCTGGAAGACTTGGGTGCAGGCTTTATGTTGGCGACCCAAGATTTAGAAATTCGTGGCGCAGGTGAATTGCTCGGTGAAGAACAAAGCGGTCATATCTCCAAAATTGGTTTTAGCCTGTATATGGAGATGCTGGAGTCGGCTGTAAAAGCCCTGAAACAGGGTAAAGAACCATCACTGGCACAAATGCTGAACGAACAAGCCGAGATGGAACTTCGTATTCCGGCCTTGTTGCCAGAGGACTATGTCGGCGATGTGAATATTCGCCTATCCTTATATAAACGCATCGCCAACTGCCACACCGAAGCTGCGCTCGATGAACTCAAAGTTGAGTTAATTGACCGATTTGGTCTGTTACCCGAGCAAACCAAGAATCTCATGGCGATGACCTTACTTAAACATCAAGCCACTGTGCTCGGCATCAAAAAGCTAGAAATGCACAGCCGTGGTGGCAGTTTAGAGTTTAATAACGACCATGTGATCGACCCAGGCTTTATCATTGGCTTACTGCAATCACAACCACAAATCTATCGAATGGACGGACCGAATAAGTTAAAGTTTGCCATGGCGATGGAGAGCAGCAAAGAACGACTCGATACCGCACAGCTGCTATTAGCGCAGTTATCGCAACACAGGGTGGGAGACCAAGCGTGA
- a CDS encoding peptidoglycan binding protein CsiV, producing MIKQCLLATLAGLSAFAAQAAQYPWYEVEIFVFERQAVSDEHWPSTPLTLKTDNAIDLITPQVANDITGVSMALGDCGNRNWNNVSSQDFGVNATLDTTLTTSQKTPNQQPCHGLTSANKLLLPKQLPVQVVPANQHSAAVPSAVLLGANNANFKNYIAKLNRQGGIQPLLHMTWQQEMKPRSNAQPLHLFAGKDYAEQFQANGMPVSVEAKSNRYGFDELKQDGNQTAPVWQFDGLLTIYLNHYLFVETRFNLRALEQKTLEGDATSDTTPSIIPFLGVAPMEQNRRIRSTEIHYFDHPRMGMLLQVRKMQQPSGVAVEAEEQADDSADTPPESTAPESTTPNGVH from the coding sequence GTGATTAAACAATGTCTGTTAGCAACACTGGCAGGACTAAGTGCATTTGCGGCGCAAGCTGCCCAATACCCTTGGTATGAAGTTGAGATTTTTGTGTTTGAACGCCAAGCAGTAAGCGACGAACACTGGCCGTCCACGCCACTCACCTTAAAAACCGATAACGCCATCGATTTAATTACCCCACAAGTGGCCAATGATATCACCGGCGTAAGCATGGCATTGGGCGATTGTGGTAATCGCAATTGGAACAATGTCAGCAGCCAAGATTTTGGGGTTAACGCCACTCTAGATACCACACTGACGACCTCACAAAAAACACCAAATCAGCAACCTTGTCATGGTCTTACCAGTGCCAACAAACTGCTATTGCCCAAGCAACTACCGGTACAAGTTGTGCCAGCCAACCAGCATTCGGCTGCGGTGCCATCTGCGGTGTTACTCGGTGCGAATAACGCCAATTTTAAGAACTACATCGCCAAGTTAAATCGCCAAGGTGGAATTCAACCACTGCTGCATATGACATGGCAGCAAGAGATGAAGCCACGCAGCAATGCGCAGCCACTGCATCTGTTTGCAGGTAAAGATTATGCCGAGCAATTCCAAGCCAATGGAATGCCAGTATCGGTGGAAGCAAAATCTAACCGTTATGGTTTTGATGAACTCAAACAGGATGGCAATCAAACGGCTCCCGTTTGGCAATTTGACGGCTTACTCACCATCTATCTAAATCATTATCTGTTTGTGGAAACTCGCTTTAATTTACGAGCACTTGAGCAGAAAACCTTGGAAGGCGATGCCACCTCGGACACCACACCATCCATCATTCCGTTTTTAGGCGTGGCACCTATGGAGCAAAACCGCCGTATTCGAAGCACTGAAATCCATTACTTCGATCATCCACGGATGGGAATGTTGTTACAGGTAAGAAAGATGCAACAGCCTTCTGGTGTCGCGGTGGAAGCGGAAGAGCAAGCTGACGACAGCGCCGATACGCCACCTGAATCAACAGCGCCTGAATCAACTACGCCGAACGGGGTCCATTAA
- a CDS encoding acylphosphatase: protein MKRVLLTVKGKVQGVGYRRFTLQKARALGLTGYVCNLENGDVEVLAQGAYPAVDQLIASCEAGPFAADVSHVLVEDDEGDEIYLDFSVTG, encoded by the coding sequence ATGAAACGCGTATTGCTTACAGTAAAAGGCAAAGTGCAGGGCGTAGGATATCGACGATTTACCTTACAAAAGGCGCGTGCCTTAGGGCTGACCGGCTATGTCTGTAATTTGGAAAATGGCGATGTTGAAGTGTTAGCGCAGGGCGCTTACCCCGCCGTCGACCAGTTGATTGCCAGTTGTGAAGCTGGGCCATTCGCGGCCGATGTCAGTCATGTGTTGGTTGAAGACGATGAGGGCGATGAGATTTATCTCGATTTTTCAGTCACTGGCTGA
- the ycfP gene encoding alpha/beta hydrolase YcfP produces the protein MILYLHGFDATSPGNHEKVRQLQFIDDDVRLVSYSTLYPKYDMQHLLNEVNKHLKLTDDKQPLLLGVGLGGFWAERVGFLSGMRTVLVNPNLWPEENMQGKIDRPEEYADIADKCVSEFRRKNRGNALCLLSAQDELLDSERSGNLLGEYYQVIVDKNQPHKFPSLSSHLTSIKGFKFSD, from the coding sequence ATGATTTTATACCTGCACGGTTTTGATGCTACCAGTCCCGGCAACCATGAAAAGGTGCGTCAGTTGCAGTTCATTGATGACGATGTACGTTTGGTCAGTTACAGCACCCTGTATCCCAAATATGACATGCAACACTTGCTCAATGAAGTAAATAAGCATCTCAAACTCACCGATGATAAACAGCCGTTACTGCTTGGGGTTGGTTTGGGAGGATTTTGGGCTGAACGGGTAGGCTTTCTGTCGGGTATGCGCACTGTTCTGGTGAATCCTAATCTGTGGCCAGAAGAAAACATGCAGGGCAAAATTGACCGTCCAGAAGAGTATGCGGACATTGCTGATAAATGCGTTAGCGAATTTCGCCGCAAAAATCGCGGAAATGCCTTATGTTTATTATCCGCGCAAGATGAGTTACTCGACAGCGAGCGCAGCGGCAATTTATTAGGCGAGTATTATCAGGTGATTGTGGATAAAAATCAGCCACACAAATTTCCGTCGCTCTCAAGTCACCTCACCAGTATTAAGGGATTTAAATTTAGCGATTAA
- the nagZ gene encoding beta-N-acetylhexosaminidase, producing MSYLMLDIEGTTLQADEADVLQHPAVGGLILFSRNYQHRQQLNELIAAIRAVKPEIIIAVDHEGGRVQRFRDGFTQIPAMGDILPAAKDLAEAQRWAKSLGFLMATELLACDIDLSFAPVLDLNGVSEVIGTRSFSAKPDEVIALASAFIDGMAQTGMAAVGKHFPGHGSVVADTHHASAIDPRELAAISAQDMLPFKQLINEQKVQGIMPAHVIYSAVDNQPAGFSEFWLQQVLRHQLNFNGVIFSDDLGMKGAAVAGDYRARAHAALNAGCNMVLVCNDPQGARSLLNDFDWPTADNALFAALKPDPLKVMQALENEPEWQRAIAIVQQIRAA from the coding sequence ATGAGTTATTTGATGCTGGATATCGAAGGCACCACCCTGCAAGCGGATGAAGCGGACGTTTTACAACATCCAGCCGTTGGCGGCTTGATTCTGTTTAGCCGTAACTATCAACATCGACAGCAGCTCAATGAGTTAATCGCCGCGATTCGAGCAGTTAAACCTGAGATTATTATCGCAGTGGATCATGAAGGTGGCCGTGTACAACGCTTTCGAGACGGCTTTACCCAAATCCCGGCGATGGGCGATATTCTGCCTGCCGCCAAGGATTTAGCGGAAGCGCAGCGCTGGGCAAAATCGTTAGGATTTTTAATGGCCACAGAGCTTCTGGCATGCGACATCGATTTAAGCTTTGCGCCAGTGCTTGACCTTAACGGTGTCAGTGAGGTGATTGGCACGCGCAGCTTTTCAGCAAAACCGGATGAGGTTATCGCGCTCGCATCGGCATTTATAGACGGAATGGCGCAAACCGGGATGGCCGCGGTCGGTAAGCATTTCCCTGGGCACGGCAGCGTGGTGGCTGATACGCATCACGCCAGCGCGATCGACCCACGCGAATTGGCGGCAATTTCGGCGCAAGATATGCTGCCGTTTAAGCAATTGATTAACGAACAGAAGGTGCAGGGCATCATGCCTGCCCATGTGATTTATTCGGCGGTAGACAACCAACCAGCGGGCTTTAGTGAGTTTTGGTTGCAGCAGGTGCTCCGTCATCAGTTGAATTTCAACGGAGTGATTTTCTCCGATGATCTCGGCATGAAAGGCGCTGCAGTTGCCGGAGACTACCGCGCTCGAGCCCATGCCGCATTGAACGCGGGCTGTAATATGGTGTTGGTGTGTAATGATCCACAAGGTGCACGCTCATTACTAAATGATTTTGATTGGCCAACTGCCGATAACGCCTTGTTCGCGGCACTTAAGCCTGATCCGCTCAAAGTGATGCAAGCGCTCGAGAATGAACCTGAGTGGCAACGTGCGATTGCCATCGTTCAGCAGATCCGCGCTGCATAA